The nucleotide window CATGTTTAACATCTTACATCACTCAACATTTCCATGGTTACCAAGTAGAACAAGACCAGCATTTATACTAAAAGGTGTAACATTGAAAAacttaatatatatttttggtcGTCATAGAAACAAAGAAGACAAACAGCTATGGATTAGTGATGAAGGATGAAGGTTGAGCTGATCATTGTTCCTCTCTTTGTGTTTAACAGCTGTTGCAGATGCCATCAGAACCAGCCTGGGCCCCAAAGGCATGGATAAGATGGTCAGTAGAACTTCAGTCTAACTTAAAACCCAGCTGCTCTAACTTAAACCCAGCTGCTCCGTCGTCATCTTACATGTTTCTCATCAGAGTCCGGTTCTTTTTGTTTCAGATCCAGGATGAGAAAGGTGACGTGACCATTACCAACGACGGAGCCACCATCCTGAAACAGATGCAGGTGCTCCACCCCGCTGCTAAAATGGTAcgttccaaaaaaaaaaaccccactgcaTCTTCATCGGAAACATGCACGCTACTGTTTCTAAATAAGGCCGAGCTATAAGAATGATGTCATTGTCTGAACTTATCACACTGTTCTAGCTGtctttacccacttagtcattatatccactttactgattagattattttatttcgaatgtgtaaaagaagaaaactaaggagtaaggagggatgaaggaaaggagtaaggagggatggaggaaaggagtaaggagggaatggaggaaaagaggaaggaagggaggaaggagagaaggaaaggagggatggaggaaaagaggaaggaaggaaaggagtaaggagggagggaggaaaataggaaggagagaaggaacaaagggagtaaggagggatgaggaaaagagtaaggatgaaaggaaggaaaggagtaaggagggatgaggaaaagaggaaggaaggaaaggagtaaggaggggagggaggaaaggagtaaggagggagggaggaaaataggaagggaggaaggagagaaggaacaaaagggagtaaggagggatgaggaaaagaggaacgaaggaaaggagtaaggagggagggaggaaaataggaagggaggaaggagagagaaggaacaaagggagtaaggagggatgaggaaaagaggaaggatgaaaggaaggaaaggagtaaggagggatgaggaaaagaggaaggaagggaaaggagtaaggagggagggaggaaaagaggaaggaaggaaaggagtaaggagggagggaggaaataggaagggaggaaggagagaaggaacaaagggagtaaggagggatgaggaaaagaggaaggaaggaaaggagtaaggagggagggaggaaaagaggaaaggagtaaggagtgaggaagggattaaggagggagggaggaaaagaggaaggaagtaaggagagaaggaagggagtaaggagggatggaggaaaagaggaaggaggatgaaggaaaggagtaaggagggatggaggaaaagaggaaggaagggaggaaggagagaaggaaggagtaaggagggatggaggaaaagaagaaggaagtatggagggatggaggaaaagaggaaggaagtatggaggaaaagaggaaggaaggaaaggagggagggaggaaaataggaagggaggaggagagaaggaacaaagggagtaaggagggatgaggaaaagagaaggaagtaaggagagaaggaagggaggtaaggagggaggaggaaagaggaaggaagtaaggagagaaggaagggagtaagggagggatggaggtaaagaggaaggaaggaaagagtaattaggaaaatgaaaatggaagaACAAGTAATTAGTAAAGGAGCgataaataaatgagtggacaaatgaataaaattaaataacatgGGAGCTGCCAGTTATACAGGAAGCTCTAGATTTCTTTTCCAGGTGAGGAATGAGTCCTAGATAGCTGAACACTTCTCGTCGTAGCTTTTAACATGAACTAATATTAGGTTGGTTTCAGAcctgaatttaaataaatatatatatatatgtttatgtgtgtatttgtgtgttccAGCTGGTTGAACTGTCCAAAGCTCAGGACATCGAGGCCGGTGACGGCACCACCTCTGTGGTCGTGATCGCAGGAGCGCTGCTGGACGCCTGCTCCAAGCTGCTGCAGAAAGGTAACGATGGAAACATGCAAGTGATGATTTGGGTTAGACGTATAATGTTCCTCCCAAACATTAGGAGGTCCATGGTTAAAGCTCAGCTGGTTTCAGgttatttcatttcatgccTGTAATCTCAGGTGTTGTGGATGGAAGGAGGTGCTCTtgtaggaggaagggaggaaagaaggaaggaaaggagtaaggagggagggagggagggaggaaggtaaggagggaggaaggaagaaggaaaggagtaaaggagggagggagggaaggaaaggagtaatgaggaaggaagtaaaggagtaatgaggaaggaaggagggagggaggaaggaaggcagtaaaggagaaggaaaggagtaatgaggaaggaaggaaggaaaggagtaaggagggagggagggaaagaggaaggaaggaagtgaggaaaaaagtatggaaggaggggaagaacgaaggaaaaatttaagaggaaggaaagaaggaacagtcaaaagagacggggtcccttccttccttctcttttcctccctccctccttactccttttcttccttccttcctcattactcctttccttttcttccgtccctccttacttcctacctccttcctcccttccttccttgacctgaggacaacaggccGTCTCCTCCCCCTGATATTAACGAGTCTTCCCTCCTGCAGGTATTCATCCCACCACCATCTCGGAGTCCTTCCAGAAGGCGGTGGAGAAAGGCGTGGAGGTTCTGACTGGCATGAGCCGGCCGGTGCAGCTGAGCGACCGCGAGACGCTGCTCAACAGCGCCACCACGTCGCTGTGCTCCAAGGTGGTGTCGCAGTACTCCAGTCTGCTCGCCCCCATGAGCGTCGACGCCGTCATGAGGGTCATCGACCCGGCAACCGCCACCGGGGTCGACCTGCAGGACATAAGGATTATCAAGAAGCTCGGGTGAGTCagtgatggatggatagagatagaaagatagatagataaagagatggatagagggagggagggaggtgatagatagatagaaacatAGGGTGAGTCAGTGATGGagggatagatagatagatagatagatagatagatagatagatagatagatagatagatagatagatagatacagagatagaaagatggatggatggatagatagaaagagatagagatagatagatagatagatagatgggtagatagatagagagatggatggatagatagagggaaagatagaaagagacagatagaaagatagatagagatagatgggtagatagatagagagatagagggaaagatagaaagagacagatagaaagatagatagatagatggagacagagaaagatggatggatagagagatgGATCCCTGTACATGATTGTCTATGATGCCTTCAGTGTCTCTACTGCTGTATTaatgaggatgttctgtatcTCAGAGGGACCATTGATGACTGTGAGCTGATTGACGGTCTGGTTCTGACCCAGAAGGTTGCCAACAGCGTGACCCGCGTGGAGAAGGCCAAGATCGGCCTGATCCAGTTCTGCCTGTCCCCTCCCAAGACTGATGTGagtgactgttccttctttcctcccttacttccttccgtctgtccttccttcctccctccttctctctttcctcccttctttctttccttcctccatcccccttttgtcctcccttctgtccttcctcccttccttctttctttccttctttcctttcctcccttcctccttccttctttccttcctccctcctaccttccttctttccttcctcccttccttctttcctcccttccttcctcctcctttccttccttcttcccttctttccttccttcttccttcctccctccctcctttctttccttcttcctcctttctttccttcttccttcctccctccctcctttcctcccttccttccttcctcccccctttccttcctaccttcctccctccctcctaccttccttctttccttcctcccttccttctttcctttcctcccttccttcctcctcctttccttccttcttcccttctttccttccttcctccctccctcctttccttccttcttcctcctttctttccttcttccttcctccctccctcctttcctcccttccttcctccctcctttccttcctaccttcttccctccctcctttccttccttcttcctccttttctccctcccttccttccttcttccttccttccttgaggacaacaggagggttaaacatatGCATAACCTTTTTTTGGGGGACTGATCGTGTGGTTTTTTTCGTGGCGTTCAGATGGACAACCAGATCGTGGTTTCGGACTACGCTCAGATGGACCGCGTGCTGAGGGAGGAGCGCGCTTACATCCTCAACATGGTCAAACAGATCAAGAAGGCCGGCTGCAACGTGCTGCTCATCCAAAAGTCCATCCTCAGGTACCAAAGGCTGCCACTGAGAGCAGATTCACATTATGTattactgttattgttattatgatgTCATACTAACATGGAACCTTGTTGCCATTGTTGTTATGATGTCATACTAACATGGAACCTTGTTGCCATTGTTGTTATGAAGTCATACTAACATGGAACCTTGTTGCCATTTTTATGATGTCATACTAACATGGAACCTTGTTGCCATTGTTGTTATGATGTCATACTAACATGGAACCTTGTTGCCATTGTTATTATGATGTCATACTAACATGGAACCTTGTTGCCATTGTTGTTATGAAGTCATACTAACATGGAACCTTGTTGCCATTTTTATGATGTCATACTAACATGGAACCTTGTTGCCATTGTTGTTATGTCATACTAACATGGAACCTTGTTGCCATTGTTATTATGATGTCATACTAACATGGAACCTTGTTGCCATTGTTGTTATGTCATACTAACATGGAACCTTGTTGCCATTGTTGTTATGATGTCATACTAACATGGAACCTTGTTGCCATTGTTGTTATGAAGTCATACTAACATGGAACCTTGTTGCCATTTTTATGATGTCATACTAACATGGAACCTTGTTGCCATTGTTGTTATGATGTCATACTAACATGGAACCTTGTTGCCATTGTTATTATGATGTCATACTAACATGGAACCTTGTTGCCATTGTTGTTATGAAGTCATACTAACATGGAACCTTGTTGCCATTTTTATGATGTCATACTAACATGGAACCTTGTTGCCATTGTTGTTATGTCATACTAACATGGAACCTTGTTGCCATTGTTATTATGATGTCATACTAACATGGAACCTTGTTGCCATTGTTGTTATGTCATACTAACATGGAACCTTGTTGCCATTGTTGTTATGATGTCATACTAACATGGAACCTTGTTGCTATTGTTATTATGATGTCATACTACCATGGAACCTTGTTGCCATTGTTATGATGTCATACTAACATGGAACCTTGTTGCCACAGAGACGCTCTGAGCGACCTCGCCCTGCACTTCCTGAACAAAATGAAGATCATGGTGGTGAAAGAAATCGAGAGAGAAGACATCGAGTTCGTCTGCAAGGTGAAGATCAGACACTTCATCACTCGCTGAAGCTTAGAGAcgtttttttttcagacattaGTTTGTCTTGTTAAATTACTGATAAAATGCACATTAATACtcatattttggttttattggCCCTCAAATTTTGTTGTCCGTCGAATCCAATTTTtagtttaatgtaatttaaaatcaACGCCTCAtaattatatatactatatatattatatacatatactgtgTCCAGAACTCATATATTATGTCTTTATTGATTGTAAATACCCTCCTTGTCTCTGCTCCCCTCAGACTATTGGCACCAAGCCCATCGCTCACATCGACCACTTCACCGCAGAGATGCTCGGCACGGCGGAGCTCGCTGAGGAAGTCAGTCTGGACGGCTCCGGCAAGCTGATCAAGGTACGAGAGCAGCAGGCGGGCCAAGTGACGGAGGAGGAGATGCAGCAGTGATGTGGCATTAGACCTCgaattaaggtttttttttcttgttctcctCTTTGCAGATCACAGGATGCGCCAGTCCAGGGAAGACGGTGAGCCTGGTGGTGAGAGGATCCAACAAGCTGGTGATTGAGGAGGCCGAGCGCTCCATCCACGACGCTCTGTGTGTCATCCGCTGCCTGGTCAAGAAGAGGTAGATCAACTTCTCTTTAAGACAAACTGAAGCTTTTTTTATCCTAAAGTACTTCCCATAAAAAGTTAGGGTTTAATAAAACAGCTGGgtaaagaaaggaggaaattGTGCTTTtggttggggactattttcaacCCTAATCCTAAAGCACATGTGAGATAGATAGATctctatcttcctcccttccttctttcctctgtccttctttccttccttcctcccatcctcttttcctttctccctcccttccttcttcattctttcctccgtccctactaccttccttctttccttcctccctcgctccttctctttttttcctccctcctactttccttccatccttccttccttcctcctttccttctttcctttccttccttcctcctttcctttcctcctttccttccttcctacctacctccCTTgacggaaaggaaggaaagaaagagagaaggagggagggaagaaggacagacgggaggaaagaaggaacagtcaaaacagacggggtgaatttgacccgggaggacgacacgaaggttaactcttcctcctcttcttcctctcaggGCTCTGATCGCCGGCGGCGGCGCTCCAGAGATTGAGCTGGCCGTGCGTCTGGCTGAGTATTCTCGTGCCCTCGGCGGCATGGAGGCGTACTGCGTGCG belongs to Scomber scombrus chromosome 2, fScoSco1.1, whole genome shotgun sequence and includes:
- the cct4 gene encoding T-complex protein 1 subunit delta; the encoded protein is MPEAMSAPTTPFRGRNKGGAYVDRDKPAQIRFSNISAAKAVADAIRTSLGPKGMDKMIQDEKGDVTITNDGATILKQMQVLHPAAKMLVELSKAQDIEAGDGTTSVVVIAGALLDACSKLLQKGIHPTTISESFQKAVEKGVEVLTGMSRPVQLSDRETLLNSATTSLCSKVVSQYSSLLAPMSVDAVMRVIDPATATGVDLQDIRIIKKLGGTIDDCELIDGLVLTQKVANSVTRVEKAKIGLIQFCLSPPKTDMDNQIVVSDYAQMDRVLREERAYILNMVKQIKKAGCNVLLIQKSILRDALSDLALHFLNKMKIMVVKEIEREDIEFVCKTIGTKPIAHIDHFTAEMLGTAELAEEVSLDGSGKLIKITGCASPGKTVSLVVRGSNKLVIEEAERSIHDALCVIRCLVKKRALIAGGGAPEIELAVRLAEYSRALGGMEAYCVRAYADALEVIPSTLAENAGLNPISTVTELRNRHAQGDKMAGINVRKGGISNILEELVVQPLLVSISALTLATETVRSILKIDDVVNTR